From Nocardioides sp. HDW12B, the proteins below share one genomic window:
- a CDS encoding alpha/beta hydrolase has protein sequence MREDITFPSYGVTCRGWFYPAEGTAPDTGPDTPGPCVVMAHGLAAVKEMRLDAYAERFAAAGLNVLVFDYRHFGDSDGEPRQLLDIKKQHQDWVNAVSYARSRPEVDASRVALWGSSLSGGHVMTVARTVEPACVVAQVPHVSGPMSTKELGARGVARLVPHGLRDVARSVRGKEPHYIPAAGRPGELAVMTAPEAMEYLDLAPDGFDDRVAARFALAIGLYSPGRALRHLTVPVLVQVGLRDRTTPPHPAVRAAERAPTARVSSYDVGHFTPYTGEMFEAFVAEQTAFLREHLTPGRST, from the coding sequence GTCACCTGCCGCGGCTGGTTCTACCCGGCCGAGGGCACCGCACCCGACACCGGACCGGACACGCCCGGGCCGTGCGTGGTCATGGCCCACGGCCTGGCCGCGGTCAAGGAGATGCGCCTCGACGCGTACGCCGAGCGCTTCGCCGCGGCCGGCCTGAACGTCCTGGTCTTCGACTACCGGCACTTCGGCGACAGCGACGGCGAGCCGCGTCAGCTGCTCGACATCAAGAAGCAGCACCAGGACTGGGTCAACGCCGTCTCCTACGCCCGCTCGCGCCCCGAGGTGGACGCCTCCCGGGTGGCGCTCTGGGGCTCCTCGCTGTCCGGCGGTCACGTCATGACGGTCGCGCGCACGGTCGAGCCGGCCTGCGTGGTGGCGCAGGTGCCGCACGTGAGCGGGCCGATGTCGACCAAGGAGCTGGGGGCGCGCGGCGTGGCCCGCCTGGTGCCCCACGGCCTGCGCGACGTCGCGCGCTCGGTGCGTGGCAAGGAGCCGCACTACATCCCCGCGGCCGGACGGCCCGGTGAGCTCGCGGTCATGACCGCCCCGGAGGCGATGGAGTACCTCGACCTCGCCCCCGACGGCTTCGACGACCGGGTCGCGGCCCGGTTCGCCCTCGCCATCGGGCTCTACTCACCCGGACGGGCGCTGCGCCACCTGACGGTGCCCGTGCTGGTCCAGGTCGGGCTGCGCGACCGGACCACGCCGCCGCACCCGGCGGTCAGGGCGGCCGAGCGGGCCCCGACGGCCCGGGTCAGCAGCTACGACGTCGGCCACTTCACGCCGTACACCGGCGAGATGTTCGAGGCCTTCGTCGCCGAGCAGACCGCGTTCCTGCGCGAGCACCTCACGCCCGGACGCAGCACCTGA
- a CDS encoding crotonase/enoyl-CoA hydratase family protein — MTYATLDYAVDDDGILTLTLDRPDALNSFTVQMAEDLVAAFERASSDDAVTAVVVTGRGRAFCAGMDLTADGNVFGLDETQRPTLDDLHERLDDPEILDGVRDTGGRVTLAIYACTKPVIGAINGAAVGIGATMTLAMDVRLASTKARIGFVFAKIGIVPEACSTWFLPRIVGISRALELVYSADILDGEAALGMGLVRSVHEPDDLLPAAYELARKFTANRSPVATALARQMMYRNSAQPHPIEAHRVDSLAMFYTSVADGKEGVASFREKRDPSYTSSTTDMPPFYPWQE, encoded by the coding sequence ATGACCTACGCGACCCTCGACTACGCCGTGGACGACGACGGCATCCTCACGCTGACGCTGGACCGGCCCGACGCGCTCAACTCGTTCACGGTGCAGATGGCCGAGGACCTGGTGGCGGCCTTCGAGCGCGCCAGCAGCGACGACGCCGTGACGGCCGTGGTGGTCACCGGCCGGGGCCGCGCGTTCTGCGCCGGCATGGACCTCACCGCGGACGGCAACGTCTTCGGGCTCGACGAGACCCAGCGGCCCACCCTGGACGACCTCCACGAGCGACTCGACGACCCCGAGATCCTCGACGGGGTGCGCGACACCGGCGGGCGCGTGACGCTGGCGATCTACGCCTGCACCAAGCCGGTCATCGGGGCGATCAACGGAGCCGCGGTCGGCATCGGCGCCACGATGACGCTGGCGATGGACGTCCGGCTGGCGTCGACGAAGGCCCGCATCGGCTTCGTCTTCGCCAAGATCGGGATCGTCCCGGAGGCCTGCTCCACGTGGTTCCTGCCGCGCATCGTCGGCATCAGCCGGGCGCTGGAGCTCGTCTACTCCGCGGACATCCTGGACGGCGAGGCCGCCCTCGGGATGGGCCTGGTCCGCTCGGTCCACGAGCCCGACGACCTGCTGCCGGCGGCGTACGAGCTGGCGCGGAAGTTCACCGCGAACCGCTCCCCCGTCGCCACGGCGCTGGCGCGGCAGATGATGTACCGCAACTCCGCCCAGCCCCACCCGATCGAGGCCCACCGCGTCGACTCGCTCGCGATGTTCTACACCTCGGTCGCCGACGGCAAGGAGGGCGTGGCGTCCTTCCGCGAGAAGCGCGACCCGTCGTACACGAGCAGCACCACCGACATGCCGCCGTTCTACCCCTGGCAGGAGTGA
- a CDS encoding LCP family protein: MADGRDDRRGDNGDGDQGSSYDWLYSGGSGGSGGSGGSGPAPDPDATQVIDTRGAARGSASGASGAGRPGADDERTQVVPTAAASRPRSGARDDAPPSRIAPTPGSPPPSARRPDKQTRPKRTRTRRRRPGRWIALALAAWLVFLVAVPVFAWMSVDEVDAEPAGARPDDQPGTTYLVVGSDAREGLSGQRTDTILLLHTGSGPDLLMSLPRDSIVDIPDQGTNKINAAFALGGPKLLTRTIESETDIRIDHYVEIGFTGFVDLVDAVGGIEICPTKALDDPQAELKVEKGCQEANGETALGYARTRKTQTNGDIDRAKNQREVVGAIGSEVVSWKTVVNPVRYWRVMFGGAGAVKVSEGTGPFDAGRFAYAMTRVNGADGLTCGVPISDLAVNWDAERAPRMFAAIREDRTEDIGKDLCSPTGLPQ; the protein is encoded by the coding sequence ATGGCGGATGGGCGCGACGACCGGCGCGGCGACAACGGTGACGGCGACCAGGGCAGCTCCTACGACTGGCTGTACTCCGGCGGCTCGGGTGGCTCCGGCGGGTCGGGCGGGTCCGGACCGGCACCGGACCCCGACGCCACCCAGGTGATCGACACCCGCGGAGCCGCGCGCGGCTCTGCGAGCGGTGCGAGCGGTGCGGGCCGCCCCGGCGCCGACGACGAGCGGACCCAGGTCGTCCCGACCGCCGCCGCGTCACGTCCGCGGTCCGGTGCCCGCGACGACGCCCCGCCGTCGAGGATCGCGCCCACCCCCGGCTCGCCGCCCCCGAGCGCCCGACGCCCGGACAAGCAGACGCGCCCGAAGCGGACCCGCACCCGACGCAGGCGGCCCGGTCGCTGGATCGCGCTCGCCCTCGCCGCCTGGCTGGTCTTCCTCGTCGCGGTGCCGGTGTTCGCCTGGATGTCGGTCGACGAGGTCGACGCCGAGCCGGCGGGGGCGCGGCCCGACGACCAGCCCGGGACGACATACCTCGTGGTGGGCTCGGACGCCCGCGAAGGCCTCTCCGGCCAGCGCACCGACACCATCCTGCTGCTGCACACCGGCAGCGGCCCCGACCTGCTGATGTCGCTGCCGCGCGACTCCATCGTCGACATCCCCGACCAGGGCACCAACAAGATCAACGCCGCCTTCGCCCTCGGCGGACCGAAGCTGCTCACCCGCACCATCGAGTCCGAGACCGACATCCGCATCGACCACTACGTCGAGATCGGCTTCACCGGTTTCGTCGACCTCGTCGATGCCGTCGGCGGCATCGAGATCTGCCCGACCAAGGCGCTCGACGACCCCCAGGCGGAGCTGAAGGTCGAGAAGGGCTGCCAGGAGGCCAACGGCGAGACCGCCCTCGGCTACGCCCGGACCCGGAAGACGCAGACCAACGGCGACATCGACCGCGCCAAGAACCAGCGCGAGGTCGTCGGCGCCATCGGCAGCGAGGTCGTGTCCTGGAAGACCGTGGTCAACCCGGTCCGCTACTGGCGCGTGATGTTCGGCGGCGCCGGGGCGGTGAAGGTCAGCGAGGGCACCGGCCCCTTCGACGCCGGCCGCTTCGCCTACGCGATGACCCGCGTCAACGGCGCCGACGGCCTGACCTGCGGCGTGCCGATCTCCGACCTGGCCGTCAACTGGGACGCCGAGCGGGCGCCGCGCATGTTCGCCGCCATCCGCGAGGACCGCACCGAGGACATCGGCAAGGACCTCTGCTCCCCCACCGGCCTGCCGCAGTAA
- a CDS encoding acyl-CoA thioesterase codes for MPQETTSDGTPEGGLSPRHARTGLSVLMDQSHVNLLGNVHGGVIMRLVDSTAGAIAQRHTGGPAVTAAMDEMAFLRPVHVGDIVRTFGQVNWAGRTSLEIGVRVEAEPWNEAGREPVHVASAYLVFVAIDADGAPREIPGLLPESPDELRRAREAEIRRAHRLARKQAIQEGRAGVPGAP; via the coding sequence ATGCCGCAGGAGACGACATCGGACGGGACACCGGAGGGGGGCCTGTCGCCGCGTCACGCGCGCACCGGGCTGTCGGTCCTCATGGACCAGAGCCACGTGAACCTGCTGGGCAACGTGCACGGCGGGGTGATCATGCGCCTGGTCGACAGCACGGCCGGGGCCATCGCCCAGCGCCACACCGGGGGACCGGCGGTGACCGCGGCGATGGACGAGATGGCCTTCCTGCGGCCGGTCCACGTGGGCGACATCGTCCGCACCTTCGGGCAGGTCAACTGGGCGGGGCGGACCTCGCTGGAGATCGGGGTGCGGGTGGAGGCGGAGCCGTGGAACGAGGCCGGTCGCGAGCCGGTCCACGTCGCCTCGGCGTACCTGGTCTTCGTTGCGATCGACGCGGACGGCGCGCCCCGGGAGATCCCGGGGCTGCTGCCGGAGTCGCCCGACGAGCTGCGGCGCGCCCGCGAGGCGGAGATCCGACGGGCGCACCGGCTGGCGCGCAAGCAGGCGATCCAGGAGGGCCGAGCCGGGGTGCCCGGCGCGCCGTGA
- a CDS encoding LCP family protein → MAPVTSGSTRTRSTASHPGHPDLAAYRARELGRVRFRRALTLLVMTLLMPGSAQLVMGRKQVGRLAVRVWLACVGSALLLAAVGWLWPEVLFRLAADTTVLAVLRTGLTVLAIGWTLLLIDAWRLGDPLRLRQKQRLAMVGLNGTVVFAVAGSLLFASHLVAVQRDFITTMFGDGVASAAEHGRYNVLLIGGDAGDGRWGLRTDSMTVASIDEETGRTILFGLPRNMTNFPFPEGSELAAEFPDGYDCETCTLNSLATWAADHRDLFKGSETPGIDATIEGIEGITGLKINYYTLVNMEGFKSLVTAMGGLTLNVRDRIPIGVPVVDYIEPGVRRLNGFQTLWFARSRESADDYSRMARQKCVMSAMLQQLSPQTVLTKFEALADASTHLIETDLPASEVGEFTQLALRAKSQKVGTVSFVPPAINTSDPDIDKIRTMIDDAITKSEQPSGSGRKKGPGFSKSSSGASTGGSIGSLSSGYAANQSADLSKVC, encoded by the coding sequence ATGGCCCCCGTCACCTCCGGGTCGACCCGCACCCGCTCCACCGCCAGCCACCCCGGCCACCCCGACCTCGCCGCCTACCGGGCGCGTGAGCTCGGTCGGGTCCGCTTCCGTCGGGCCCTCACGCTGCTGGTGATGACCCTGCTGATGCCGGGCTCGGCGCAGCTGGTGATGGGACGCAAGCAGGTCGGTCGGCTCGCGGTGCGGGTGTGGCTGGCATGCGTGGGCAGCGCCCTGCTGCTCGCGGCCGTCGGCTGGCTGTGGCCCGAGGTGCTCTTCCGCCTCGCCGCGGACACGACCGTGCTGGCGGTGCTCCGCACGGGGCTCACCGTGCTGGCGATCGGCTGGACCCTGCTGCTCATCGACGCCTGGCGCCTGGGCGACCCGCTGCGGCTCCGGCAGAAGCAGCGGCTCGCGATGGTGGGTCTCAACGGCACCGTGGTCTTCGCGGTGGCGGGCTCCCTGCTCTTCGCCTCGCACCTGGTGGCGGTGCAGCGTGACTTCATCACCACGATGTTCGGCGACGGCGTCGCCAGCGCCGCCGAGCACGGCCGCTACAACGTGCTGCTGATCGGCGGCGACGCCGGCGACGGCCGCTGGGGCCTGCGCACCGACAGCATGACGGTGGCCAGCATCGACGAGGAGACCGGCCGGACCATCCTCTTCGGCCTGCCGCGCAACATGACGAACTTCCCCTTCCCCGAGGGCAGCGAGCTGGCGGCGGAGTTCCCCGACGGCTACGACTGCGAGACCTGCACCCTCAACAGCCTCGCGACCTGGGCCGCGGACCACCGTGACCTGTTCAAGGGCTCCGAGACCCCGGGCATCGACGCCACCATCGAGGGCATCGAGGGCATCACCGGCCTCAAGATCAACTACTACACGCTGGTCAACATGGAGGGCTTCAAGAGCCTGGTCACCGCGATGGGCGGCCTCACCCTCAACGTCCGCGACCGCATCCCGATCGGCGTGCCCGTCGTCGACTACATCGAGCCCGGCGTCCGCCGCCTCAACGGCTTCCAGACCCTGTGGTTCGCCCGCTCGCGGGAGTCGGCCGACGACTACTCGCGCATGGCGCGGCAGAAGTGCGTCATGAGCGCGATGCTGCAGCAGCTCAGCCCCCAGACGGTGCTGACGAAGTTCGAGGCGCTCGCCGACGCCAGCACGCACCTCATCGAGACCGACCTCCCGGCCTCCGAGGTCGGCGAGTTCACCCAGCTGGCGCTGCGGGCCAAGTCGCAGAAGGTCGGCACGGTCTCCTTCGTGCCCCCGGCGATCAACACCTCGGACCCCGACATCGACAAGATCCGCACGATGATCGACGACGCGATCACGAAGTCCGAGCAGCCGAGCGGCTCCGGCAGGAAGAAGGGCCCCGGCTTCAGCAAGTCGTCGTCCGGTGCCAGCACCGGCGGCTCCATCGGCAGCCTGTCGTCGGGGTACGCCGCCAACCAGTCGGCCGACCTGTCGAAGGTCTGCTGA
- a CDS encoding glycosyltransferase, which yields MPPRVVAVVVTWNRSALLERIVRAVDAQTRVPDLLVVVDNASTDDTPQVCARLVDDLAVPIEVLRLPSNTGGAGGFHAGMARAVERDAELLWLMDDDGTPPPDCLADLLPHVDRYDLLGPAVVAEDAPDRLCFPIRVPGTTRVVHDLADVTRAARDGLLEDVVIPFNGVLVTRDLVEEIGLPREEFFIWGDDVEYLWRARAAGARVATVVDSRFAHPATDDLGTPMAFGRTTYNHSPSDLKHYCMVRNNVTNLRTYVNLLGVLAFLLKTLWFYLFTRPDTARLRLSAQALGAAVRRDFTGHERFLR from the coding sequence GTGCCTCCCCGTGTCGTCGCCGTCGTCGTGACCTGGAACCGGTCCGCCCTGCTCGAGCGGATCGTGCGCGCGGTCGACGCCCAGACCCGGGTCCCGGACCTGCTCGTGGTCGTCGACAACGCCTCGACCGACGACACCCCTCAGGTCTGCGCCCGGCTCGTCGACGACCTCGCGGTGCCGATCGAGGTGCTGCGGCTGCCCTCCAACACCGGGGGAGCGGGTGGCTTCCACGCCGGGATGGCGCGAGCCGTGGAGCGCGACGCGGAGCTGCTCTGGCTGATGGACGACGACGGCACCCCGCCGCCGGACTGCCTGGCCGACCTGCTGCCCCACGTGGACCGCTACGACCTCCTCGGCCCGGCCGTGGTCGCCGAGGACGCCCCGGACCGGCTCTGCTTCCCGATCCGCGTGCCCGGCACGACCCGCGTCGTCCACGACCTCGCGGACGTGACCCGCGCCGCCCGCGACGGCCTGCTCGAGGACGTGGTCATCCCCTTCAACGGGGTGCTCGTGACCCGCGACCTCGTCGAGGAGATCGGCCTGCCGCGCGAGGAGTTCTTCATCTGGGGCGACGACGTGGAGTACCTCTGGCGCGCCCGTGCGGCCGGCGCCCGCGTCGCGACGGTCGTGGACAGCCGCTTCGCCCACCCGGCGACCGACGACCTCGGGACCCCCATGGCGTTCGGGCGCACGACGTACAACCACTCGCCCTCGGACCTCAAGCACTACTGCATGGTGCGCAACAACGTCACCAACCTGCGCACCTACGTCAACCTGCTCGGCGTGCTCGCCTTCCTGCTGAAGACGCTGTGGTTCTACCTGTTCACCCGCCCGGACACCGCCCGGCTCCGGCTCAGCGCACAGGCGCTCGGCGCCGCCGTACGCCGCGACTTCACCGGCCACGAGAGGTTCCTGCGATGA
- a CDS encoding glycosyltransferase family 2 protein has translation MSGTEPTESVAVVVVTYNRADLLRGLLAGLAAQDRAPDAVYVVDNASSDHTAAVLASARDEHPGLPLEVIRSEENLGGAGGFHLGVRTAYDAGHDRIWLMDDDVVPAPGCLRVMAAHPGPALMAVREDRSGRICEKAATRFDLVHPWAVRPKREMVEDRYPERRLMPETVPLENVAFEGFMVHRQVIDAVGLPDPGFFIFYDDVDYAVRVRRAGFEILALRDAVLVRQLDFDQQHDMKSWKGFYMYRNLFVVHLRYGRNPLVRLKPWLITLVVLLLAPVRGGRAEARNVVKALRDAPRLARTSPPRG, from the coding sequence ATGAGCGGCACCGAGCCGACGGAGTCCGTGGCAGTCGTCGTCGTGACCTACAACCGGGCCGACCTGCTGCGCGGCCTGCTGGCCGGGCTGGCCGCCCAGGACCGGGCCCCGGACGCGGTCTACGTCGTGGACAACGCCAGCAGCGACCACACCGCCGCGGTGCTCGCGTCGGCGCGTGACGAGCACCCCGGACTTCCGCTGGAGGTGATCCGCAGCGAGGAGAACCTCGGCGGTGCCGGCGGCTTCCACCTCGGGGTGCGCACGGCGTACGACGCCGGCCACGACCGGATCTGGCTGATGGACGACGACGTGGTGCCGGCCCCGGGGTGCCTGCGGGTGATGGCGGCGCACCCCGGCCCGGCGCTGATGGCGGTCCGTGAGGACCGGTCCGGGCGGATCTGCGAGAAGGCCGCCACCCGCTTCGACCTCGTCCACCCGTGGGCCGTGCGGCCCAAGCGGGAGATGGTGGAGGACCGCTACCCGGAGCGCCGGCTGATGCCGGAGACGGTGCCGCTGGAGAACGTCGCCTTCGAGGGCTTCATGGTGCACCGTCAGGTGATCGACGCGGTGGGACTGCCCGACCCGGGCTTCTTCATCTTCTACGACGACGTGGACTACGCCGTCCGGGTGCGGCGCGCCGGCTTCGAGATCCTCGCGCTGCGCGACGCGGTGCTCGTGCGCCAGCTCGACTTCGACCAGCAGCACGACATGAAGTCCTGGAAGGGCTTCTACATGTACCGCAACCTCTTCGTCGTCCACCTGCGCTACGGCCGGAACCCCCTGGTCCGGCTCAAGCCGTGGCTCATCACGCTCGTCGTGCTCCTGCTGGCGCCGGTGCGCGGCGGTCGGGCCGAGGCGCGCAACGTGGTGAAGGCGCTGCGCGACGCGCCGCGCCTGGCCCGGACCAGCCCGCCCCGCGGATAG
- the glf gene encoding UDP-galactopyranose mutase, which yields MSTCWELVVNYDLVVVGSGFFGLTVAERCANELGLKVLILERRHHIGGNAYSEIDEETGIEVHKYGTHLFHTSNKRVWEYVNRFTDFTNYQHRVFAKYQGQVYSFPMNLGLINQFFGTSHSPDEARALIAEQASEIETSEAKNLEEKAISLIGRPLYEAFVKGYTAKQWQTDPKELSADIITRLPVRYTFDNRYFNDDFEGLPVDGYTAWLERMADHPNIEVRLNTDFFDVADEFKGQVPIVYTGPVDEYFGNSEGRLSWRTIDLEAETVDVDDYQGTGVVNANDEDVPWTRVLEFKHLHPERTYLPGKSIVVHEYSRFAEEGDEPYYPVNTAADREKLLKYRELAKKEPMVLFGGRLGTYKYLDMHMAIGAGLSMFDNKLRPHFESGEALTSGGVDEG from the coding sequence ATGTCCACCTGCTGGGAGCTCGTCGTGAACTATGACCTCGTCGTCGTCGGATCCGGATTCTTCGGGCTCACCGTCGCCGAACGCTGTGCCAACGAGCTCGGGCTGAAGGTGCTGATCCTCGAGCGTCGCCACCACATCGGGGGCAACGCCTACAGCGAGATCGACGAGGAGACAGGCATCGAGGTGCACAAGTACGGCACGCACCTCTTCCACACCTCCAACAAGCGGGTCTGGGAGTACGTCAACCGGTTCACCGACTTCACGAACTACCAGCACCGCGTGTTCGCGAAGTACCAGGGGCAGGTCTACTCCTTCCCGATGAACCTCGGGCTCATCAACCAGTTCTTCGGCACGAGCCACTCGCCCGACGAGGCGCGCGCGCTCATCGCCGAGCAGGCCTCGGAGATCGAGACCTCGGAGGCCAAGAACCTCGAGGAGAAGGCGATCAGCCTCATCGGGCGCCCGCTCTACGAGGCGTTCGTCAAGGGCTACACCGCGAAGCAGTGGCAGACTGACCCCAAGGAGCTGAGCGCGGACATCATCACGCGCCTCCCGGTCCGCTACACCTTCGACAACCGCTACTTCAACGACGACTTCGAGGGCCTGCCCGTCGACGGCTACACCGCGTGGCTGGAGCGGATGGCCGACCACCCGAACATCGAGGTCCGGCTGAACACCGACTTCTTCGACGTCGCCGACGAGTTCAAGGGCCAGGTGCCGATCGTCTACACCGGCCCCGTCGACGAGTACTTCGGCAACTCCGAGGGCCGGCTGTCGTGGCGCACCATCGACCTGGAGGCCGAGACCGTCGACGTCGACGACTACCAGGGCACCGGCGTGGTCAACGCCAACGACGAGGACGTCCCGTGGACGCGCGTGCTGGAGTTCAAGCACCTGCACCCCGAGCGCACCTACCTGCCGGGCAAGTCGATCGTGGTCCACGAGTACTCCCGCTTCGCCGAGGAGGGTGACGAGCCCTACTACCCGGTGAACACCGCCGCCGACCGCGAGAAGCTGCTCAAGTACCGCGAGCTGGCCAAGAAGGAGCCGATGGTGCTCTTCGGCGGCCGGCTCGGCACCTACAAGTACCTCGACATGCACATGGCGATCGGCGCCGGCCTGTCGATGTTCGACAACAAGCTGCGTCCGCACTTCGAGAGCGGCGAGGCGCTCACCAGCGGCGGCGTCGACGAGGGCTGA
- a CDS encoding phospholipase D-like domain-containing protein — protein sequence MKKLTWVLGVVLAVALTVGLTSGPATAYRPESRATFNVPKPWGRTVSNYTIVRSIEKAIDNTRPTKRHPRPRIHISTYLMDRSISTAKLIAACRRGVSVRVILDEEIASRPSRRLMAVLNADNVRDRNDDGKADTKPKRGPCDTKLKKKKDKKKDKKGDAKRDGKKDGKKKDGKQKAGKKKSAKDKRAVQRKRKPGPGRPSVKWGKDLSYAKKCEGSCRGVGGNMHSKFFLFSRTGKAQQVVMVSSSNLNRGGALLGWNDMYTIVGRKKSYDEYVRIHRRMTDDVRAGVKKVQFKDGPYVSRFFPMRDANRRNDPTMVDLRKVDCRVGKQRTALHVSMFFWKGVRGNYIASRLLDLAREGCRVNIIYGAPSLQIAERLRNAARARLINLYDSRWDMNGDGVNEVRVHSKYILIKGKYGSQKKTVRVLTGSQNWVAGSLSRGDETTLNIARGKAYKQYIAHWNRVKSHSRRLPYNW from the coding sequence GTGAAGAAGTTGACCTGGGTGCTCGGTGTGGTGCTGGCGGTGGCCCTGACCGTGGGGCTGACGTCGGGACCGGCGACGGCGTACCGGCCGGAGAGTCGCGCCACCTTCAACGTGCCCAAGCCGTGGGGCCGGACCGTCAGCAACTACACGATCGTGCGGTCGATCGAGAAGGCCATCGACAACACGCGGCCGACCAAGCGTCACCCGCGACCGCGCATCCACATCTCGACGTACCTCATGGACCGCAGCATCAGCACCGCCAAGCTGATCGCGGCGTGCCGCCGCGGGGTCTCGGTGCGCGTCATCCTGGACGAGGAGATCGCCAGCCGGCCGTCGCGCCGGCTCATGGCGGTCCTCAACGCCGACAACGTGCGCGACCGCAACGACGACGGCAAGGCCGACACCAAGCCCAAGCGCGGTCCCTGTGACACCAAGCTGAAGAAGAAGAAGGACAAGAAGAAGGACAAGAAGGGCGACGCGAAGCGCGACGGCAAGAAGGACGGCAAGAAGAAGGACGGCAAGCAGAAGGCCGGCAAGAAGAAGAGCGCCAAGGACAAGCGCGCCGTCCAGCGCAAGCGCAAGCCCGGCCCGGGCCGCCCGTCGGTGAAGTGGGGCAAGGACCTCAGCTACGCCAAGAAGTGCGAGGGCTCGTGCCGCGGCGTCGGCGGCAACATGCACAGCAAGTTCTTCCTGTTCTCCCGCACCGGCAAGGCGCAGCAGGTCGTCATGGTCAGCTCCTCGAACCTCAACCGCGGTGGCGCCCTGCTGGGCTGGAACGACATGTACACGATCGTGGGCCGCAAGAAGTCCTACGACGAGTACGTGCGGATCCACCGCCGCATGACCGACGACGTGCGCGCCGGCGTCAAGAAGGTGCAGTTCAAGGACGGCCCCTACGTCAGCCGCTTCTTCCCGATGCGCGACGCCAACCGGCGCAACGACCCCACGATGGTCGACCTGCGCAAGGTGGACTGCCGCGTGGGCAAGCAGCGCACCGCCCTCCACGTGTCGATGTTCTTCTGGAAGGGCGTGCGCGGCAACTACATCGCCAGCCGGCTGCTCGACCTCGCTCGCGAGGGGTGCCGGGTCAACATCATCTACGGCGCGCCCTCCCTGCAGATCGCCGAGCGGCTGCGCAACGCCGCCCGCGCGCGGCTGATCAACCTCTACGACAGCCGCTGGGACATGAACGGCGACGGGGTCAACGAGGTCCGGGTGCACTCGAAGTACATCCTCATCAAGGGCAAGTACGGCAGCCAGAAGAAGACCGTGCGCGTGCTCACCGGCTCGCAGAACTGGGTCGCCGGCTCCCTGAGCCGTGGTGACGAGACGACCCTCAACATCGCCCGCGGCAAGGCCTACAAGCAGTACATCGCGCACTGGAACCGCGTGAAGTCGCACTCCCGGCGGTTGCCGTACAACTGGTGA